Proteins encoded in a region of the Prochlorothrix hollandica PCC 9006 = CALU 1027 genome:
- the dnaA gene encoding chromosomal replication initiator protein DnaA, producing the protein MSFVFNQVLIVDISPQQLWDQVLDRLQTQLSRPTFETWIKTATVEEMQGNCLHIRTPNPFARKWLEKYYAPAIATALEELVGEPIALEFTIAHTAEADAVVQGESLWTPVPGSSGEEENGGGLAPDPQTRGREPGAVPTDQGETQGSGAEANSMTPLGKPVLRSGVFSKRPNELNPKYLFSRFVVGSNNRMGHAASLAVAESPGREFNPLFLCGGVGLGKTHLMQAIGHYRLEVNPDAKIFYVSTEKFTNDLITAIRHDGMQDFRDHYRAADVLLVDDIQFIEGKEYTQEEFFYTFNTLHEAGKQVVLAADRPPNQIPRLQERLCSRFSMGLIADIQLPDLETRMAILQKKAEYENIRLPRDVIEYVASRYTSNIRELEGALTRAVAYTSISGLSMTVENISPVLNPSTNKVEVSPETILAVVAETFGIAIEEIKGNSRRREISLARQVGMYLMRHYTDLSLPKIGEAFGGKDHTTVLYSCDKILQQKSRDSQLGRTLQDLCDRLVLSSKGEEG; encoded by the coding sequence ATGTCTTTTGTCTTTAATCAGGTGTTGATCGTGGACATTTCCCCTCAACAACTTTGGGATCAGGTTTTAGATCGCCTGCAAACACAACTGAGTCGCCCCACCTTTGAAACTTGGATCAAAACGGCGACGGTGGAAGAGATGCAGGGGAACTGTTTGCACATCCGAACCCCGAACCCCTTTGCCCGCAAATGGCTGGAAAAATATTACGCTCCGGCGATCGCCACAGCCCTAGAGGAATTGGTGGGGGAGCCGATCGCCTTGGAATTCACCATTGCCCATACAGCGGAAGCCGATGCGGTGGTGCAGGGGGAATCCCTGTGGACTCCGGTGCCGGGATCCAGCGGGGAGGAGGAGAACGGGGGGGGGCTGGCTCCGGATCCCCAGACCCGTGGTCGAGAGCCGGGGGCTGTGCCGACGGATCAGGGAGAGACCCAGGGCAGTGGGGCGGAGGCAAATTCAATGACTCCCCTAGGAAAGCCAGTGTTGCGATCGGGGGTGTTCAGCAAACGCCCCAACGAACTCAATCCTAAATATTTATTTTCCCGGTTTGTGGTGGGATCCAACAATCGCATGGGCCATGCGGCTTCCTTGGCGGTGGCGGAGTCTCCGGGTCGAGAATTTAACCCCCTCTTTCTCTGTGGTGGGGTGGGGTTGGGGAAAACCCATTTAATGCAGGCCATTGGTCATTACCGCCTGGAAGTGAACCCCGATGCCAAGATCTTTTATGTGTCTACAGAAAAGTTTACCAATGATTTAATCACCGCTATTCGCCATGATGGAATGCAGGATTTCCGGGACCATTATCGGGCGGCAGATGTTTTGTTAGTGGATGATATTCAGTTTATTGAAGGGAAAGAATATACCCAAGAGGAATTTTTCTATACCTTTAATACCCTCCATGAAGCGGGCAAGCAGGTGGTCTTAGCTGCCGATCGCCCCCCCAACCAAATTCCCCGCCTCCAAGAACGTCTTTGTTCCCGCTTTTCCATGGGTTTGATTGCTGATATTCAGCTTCCCGATTTGGAAACCCGCATGGCTATTTTGCAAAAGAAGGCGGAGTATGAAAATATTCGGCTCCCTCGGGATGTTATTGAATATGTGGCCTCCCGTTACACCTCCAATATTCGAGAGTTAGAGGGGGCTTTAACCCGTGCCGTGGCCTATACGTCCATTTCTGGGTTATCGATGACGGTGGAAAATATTTCCCCGGTGCTCAATCCCAGCACCAATAAGGTGGAAGTGTCCCCTGAAACCATTTTGGCCGTAGTGGCGGAAACCTTTGGCATTGCCATTGAGGAGATCAAAGGCAATTCGCGGCGGCGGGAAATTAGTTTAGCCCGACAGGTGGGGATGTATTTGATGCGTCACTATACGGACTTAAGTTTGCCCAAAATCGGGGAAGCCTTTGGGGGCAAAGACCACACAACGGTGTTGTATAGCTGTGACAAAATTTTGCAGCAAAAGAGTCGGGATTCCCAACTGGGTCGCACCCTCCAGGATCTGTGCGATCGCCTGGTGCTGTCCAGTAAAGGGGAGGAGGGGTAG
- a CDS encoding transposase family protein, with the protein MFLSLNQIIKIPGWEVWNTNIESDRITFLLRYLNEIEVCHFCGSKQISVHKIRKVSVRDLEFLDKKTFLELERH; encoded by the coding sequence ATGTTCCTTTCTTTAAATCAAATCATTAAGATTCCTGGCTGGGAAGTATGGAATACCAACATAGAGAGTGACCGTATTACCTTTTTGCTAAGGTATTTGAACGAGATAGAGGTTTGTCATTTTTGTGGCTCGAAACAGATTTCCGTCCATAAAATCCGCAAAGTATCAGTAAGAGACTTAGAGTTTTTAGACAAGAAAACCTTTTTAGAATTAGAGAGACACCA
- a CDS encoding thioredoxin, with protein MHFTWEPSTSGRVLAPVPTLLGTYNRGNHGGIAPTQIGEPTPVNQL; from the coding sequence GTGCATTTCACCTGGGAACCATCGACTTCGGGTAGGGTTCTCGCCCCCGTGCCGACCCTCTTAGGGACCTACAACCGGGGCAACCACGGGGGGATTGCCCCTACCCAAATCGGTGAACCCACCCCAGTAAATCAGTTGTAA
- a CDS encoding glycoside hydrolase family 17 protein, producing the protein MGRRLVVAWGLGALGCVGIGRLLWEVGGTPEAAAPVSAQVTALVAHVEQQCWITYTPTAFDPTTTPMTWPSRESVEADLQALAAVGVRGLVTYRSFFWEDLGAGNGFDGSQTQGNQTQAQESQTQESQTQANQTQANQTQANQTQANQTQANQTQANQVLGDRPLPLPQLAIALGFEAMVLGIWDPHSEAELQAAAAAAASPVVWGYSVGNEGLGRRYDRATLTAAMDRLRQTTGLPVTTTEEIPDYWRDRDLRRLGDWIFPNVHPYFAGLHDPQRAADWTAVIYGRLDALGDRPVVFKEVGLPTAGDPQVSEANQRAYYQALAQTGVAYVNFAAFDLPWKQAMGQGILGTSSDNPEPHWGVFGFDRRPKPAALGLCGAGL; encoded by the coding sequence ATGGGGCGGCGGCTGGTGGTGGCTTGGGGTCTGGGGGCACTGGGGTGCGTGGGCATCGGGCGACTGCTGTGGGAGGTGGGGGGAACCCCGGAGGCAGCGGCTCCGGTGTCTGCCCAGGTCACGGCTCTGGTGGCCCATGTGGAGCAACAGTGTTGGATTACCTATACCCCCACTGCCTTTGATCCCACGACTACCCCCATGACTTGGCCCAGTCGGGAGTCGGTGGAGGCTGATTTACAAGCTCTGGCGGCGGTGGGGGTGCGGGGGCTGGTGACCTACCGATCGTTTTTCTGGGAGGATCTGGGGGCTGGGAACGGGTTTGACGGGAGCCAGACCCAAGGAAACCAGACTCAAGCTCAAGAAAGCCAGACTCAAGAAAGCCAGACTCAAGCAAACCAGACTCAAGCAAACCAGACTCAAGCAAACCAGACTCAAGCAAACCAGACTCAAGCAAACCAGACTCAAGCAAACCAAGTCTTGGGCGATCGCCCCCTGCCGTTGCCCCAACTCGCCATAGCCTTAGGTTTTGAGGCCATGGTCTTGGGCATTTGGGATCCCCACAGTGAAGCGGAACTGCAAGCAGCAGCGGCAGCGGCGGCATCCCCTGTGGTGTGGGGCTATAGCGTGGGTAACGAGGGTTTGGGTCGCCGTTACGATCGCGCCACCCTAACCGCTGCCATGGATCGGTTGCGCCAGACCACGGGTTTACCGGTGACCACCACGGAGGAAATTCCCGATTACTGGCGCGATCGGGATTTACGGCGGTTGGGGGATTGGATATTCCCCAATGTTCACCCCTATTTCGCAGGGCTGCACGACCCCCAGCGGGCAGCAGATTGGACGGCTGTGATCTATGGGCGTTTAGATGCCCTGGGCGATCGTCCGGTGGTCTTCAAAGAAGTGGGGCTACCCACGGCTGGGGATCCCCAGGTTAGTGAGGCCAACCAACGGGCCTATTACCAAGCCTTGGCCCAAACGGGGGTCGCCTATGTGAACTTTGCTGCGTTTGATTTGCCGTGGAAGCAGGCCATGGGCCAAGGCATCCTAGGGACCAGCTCGGATAATCCGGAACCCCATTGGGGGGTGTTTGGTTTCGATCGTCGGCCCAAGCCAGCGGCTCTCGGTTTATGTGGGGCGGGATTGTGA
- the lptB gene encoding LPS export ABC transporter ATP-binding protein — MLKIVLENIQKSYGRRTVVKHVNLWVEQGEVVGLLGPNGAGKTTTFYIATGLERPDVGRILLNEVDITHMPMTQRARLGIGYLAQEPSIFRNLTVLDNLRLVLQQSQLSPDEQHDRLQELIGEFNLGAVAQTLGIQVSGGERRRTEIARALASGPRGPQFLLLDEPFAGIDPIAVADLQIIISQLRDKQMGLLITDHNVRETLTITDRAYILRDGEILASGTPTELYNNPLVRAYYLGENFRL, encoded by the coding sequence TTGTTAAAAATTGTCCTAGAAAATATTCAAAAATCCTACGGTCGCCGCACCGTGGTCAAACATGTGAACCTGTGGGTGGAGCAGGGGGAAGTGGTGGGCCTCCTGGGACCTAATGGGGCAGGCAAAACCACCACCTTTTACATTGCCACCGGCCTAGAGCGTCCCGATGTGGGTAGGATTTTGCTCAATGAAGTGGACATTACCCACATGCCCATGACCCAGCGGGCGCGGCTGGGCATTGGTTACCTAGCCCAGGAACCCAGTATTTTCCGAAACCTGACGGTGCTGGATAATTTGCGCTTGGTCTTGCAACAGAGCCAGCTTAGTCCCGATGAACAGCACGATCGCCTCCAGGAACTGATCGGGGAGTTTAACCTGGGGGCAGTGGCCCAGACCTTGGGTATCCAGGTGTCTGGGGGAGAGCGGCGACGCACCGAAATCGCCCGTGCCTTAGCTTCTGGACCCCGTGGACCCCAGTTTTTGTTGTTGGATGAACCCTTCGCTGGCATTGATCCCATTGCCGTGGCCGATCTCCAGATCATCATTTCCCAGTTGCGGGACAAGCAGATGGGGCTGTTGATTACAGACCATAATGTGCGGGAAACCTTGACCATTACCGATCGCGCCTATATTTTACGGGATGGAGAAATCCTGGCCTCTGGCACCCCCACAGAGCTGTATAACAACCCCTTAGTGCGGGCCTATTATTTAGGGGAAAATTTCCGGCTGTAA
- a CDS encoding response regulator produces the protein MSKMPHLDGLQATQRLRQASGSIVQPWIIGVTAHALSGDRDRCLNGGMNDYLKKPITLAALGVAIDRYNQHCNSLETEKTL, from the coding sequence ATGTCAAAGATGCCCCATCTGGATGGACTACAGGCCACCCAGCGATTGCGCCAAGCCTCTGGGTCGATCGTTCAGCCTTGGATTATTGGGGTGACGGCCCATGCCCTGTCCGGCGATCGCGATCGCTGTTTAAACGGGGGGATGAATGATTATTTGAAAAAGCCCATTACCTTGGCGGCGTTGGGGGTGGCGATCGATCGCTATAACCAACACTGCAACTCCCTGGAGACTGAGAAGACCCTATGA
- a CDS encoding response regulator, which yields MSVLRQPSSWEVAPRPRGDTGLTLPVVQPSCRILVADDVAVNQLILLTLLNRLGYAADVVGDGLQVLRAMQGVTYDLILMDLPKIWV from the coding sequence ATGTCTGTCTTACGCCAGCCCTCCTCCTGGGAGGTTGCTCCTCGGCCCAGGGGTGATACGGGTCTTACCCTCCCTGTTGTGCAGCCCTCCTGCCGGATTTTGGTAGCGGATGATGTGGCCGTCAACCAGTTGATTTTGTTGACCTTGTTAAACCGTTTGGGTTACGCCGCCGATGTGGTGGGGGATGGGTTGCAAGTGTTGCGGGCGATGCAGGGGGTTACCTATGATCTGATTCTGATGGATTTACCGAAAATCTGGGTCTAA
- a CDS encoding LptF/LptG family permease: protein MNPPVSIPPTPLPPLYPQSRSPLPILDRYLLREMLGPFLFGVAAFTSVGISIGILFDLIRRVSEAGLPMVVAFQIFGLKMPEFIVLAFPMSMLLAALMTYSRLSTDSELVALRSCGISIYRLIVPAVVLSVLVTGLTFLFNESLVPLANYQATLTLDAALNDEKLDFQDRNILYQQYAEVTLPDGSQTNALARIFYARRFDGDSMQGVTILDFSRGNLNQILAAESAEWNAQASAWDFHQGTLYLVAADGSYRSILNFGEHRLQIPKTPLDLASRSKDYGEMNILESYAQLQLLQTTGDEQGVRKLKVRIQQKWAFPFVCVVFGLVGSVLGVLPNQRTNRATAFGFSILIIFSYYLLAFTFSALGVRGSVNPFLAAWMPIFLSLGTGVGLMLRSAR from the coding sequence ATGAATCCCCCTGTTTCCATCCCCCCAACGCCCCTACCTCCGCTATACCCCCAATCCCGTAGCCCTTTGCCCATTCTCGATCGCTACCTATTGCGGGAGATGCTGGGACCGTTTCTGTTTGGGGTAGCGGCGTTTACCTCTGTGGGCATTTCCATCGGCATCCTGTTTGACTTGATTCGCCGGGTCAGTGAGGCCGGGTTACCCATGGTGGTGGCCTTCCAGATTTTCGGTTTGAAAATGCCGGAATTCATTGTTCTCGCCTTTCCCATGTCCATGTTATTGGCGGCGCTGATGACCTACAGCCGCCTCTCCACGGACAGCGAACTGGTGGCCCTGCGCAGTTGTGGCATCAGCATTTATCGGCTGATTGTGCCAGCGGTGGTCTTAAGTGTCTTGGTGACGGGGTTAACCTTCCTGTTCAATGAGTCCTTGGTACCCCTCGCCAACTACCAAGCCACCCTCACCCTGGATGCGGCCTTAAATGATGAAAAGCTAGATTTTCAGGATCGTAATATTCTCTACCAGCAATATGCTGAGGTGACCTTGCCCGATGGTAGCCAAACCAATGCCTTGGCGCGGATTTTCTATGCCCGTCGCTTTGACGGGGACAGTATGCAGGGGGTGACCATTCTGGACTTTAGCCGAGGTAATTTGAATCAAATTCTGGCGGCAGAGTCGGCGGAGTGGAATGCCCAAGCCAGCGCCTGGGATTTTCACCAGGGCACCCTATACCTGGTGGCGGCGGATGGTTCCTATCGCAGTATTTTGAACTTTGGGGAGCATCGTCTCCAAATCCCCAAAACCCCCTTGGATTTAGCCTCCCGCAGCAAAGACTACGGGGAGATGAATATTCTAGAGTCCTATGCCCAACTCCAGCTCTTGCAGACTACGGGGGATGAACAGGGTGTCCGTAAGCTGAAGGTGCGCATTCAACAAAAATGGGCCTTTCCCTTTGTCTGTGTGGTGTTTGGTCTGGTGGGATCGGTGCTGGGGGTGTTGCCGAACCAACGGACGAACCGGGCGACGGCCTTTGGCTTCAGCATCTTAATTATTTTTAGCTATTACCTGTTGGCTTTTACCTTTAGTGCCCTGGGGGTTCGTGGCTCGGTTAACCCGTTTCTGGCGGCCTGGATGCCCATCTTCCTGAGTTTGGGGACGGGGGTGGGGTTAATGCTGCGGTCTGCCCGCTAA
- a CDS encoding RNA-guided endonuclease InsQ/TnpB family protein, whose product MKVRYQYRIYPTPQQVKGLNQLFGCCRVVYNDALAIVRSVPQGEKWPSNAELQKLVITQAKKTAERKWLADVSVVPLQQSVQDLSVAFKNFFESRSGKRKGPKVGFPRLKLKTANIRKDFLHKTTTQLIHENQVVVLEDLAVKTMLGNRKLARAISEQGWGTARTMGEAKANRVNDREVRIISRWEPTSQICSDCGFRWGKVDLSVRSILCVSCGTEHDRDGNAAKNIEKSGLGLTQDSKWTKNGRKTRMSGNPTALSSQPYSEQLGLFA is encoded by the coding sequence ATGAAAGTACGATACCAGTACCGAATTTATCCGACACCGCAACAGGTCAAAGGGCTGAATCAGCTTTTTGGGTGTTGCCGAGTTGTGTACAACGATGCCCTGGCGATTGTGCGGTCAGTGCCGCAGGGCGAGAAATGGCCCAGCAATGCTGAACTGCAAAAGCTGGTGATCACTCAGGCCAAAAAGACGGCTGAACGGAAATGGTTGGCCGATGTGTCAGTCGTGCCCTTGCAGCAGTCGGTTCAGGATTTAAGTGTCGCCTTCAAGAACTTTTTTGAGAGCCGTAGCGGCAAACGAAAAGGGCCAAAGGTGGGCTTCCCTCGGCTGAAGCTAAAAACGGCCAATATCCGAAAAGACTTTCTGCACAAGACCACGACCCAGCTCATCCACGAAAATCAAGTGGTGGTGTTGGAGGATCTGGCGGTGAAGACTATGCTTGGCAATCGGAAGTTGGCACGGGCCATCAGTGAGCAGGGTTGGGGTACCGCACGAACCATGGGTGAGGCCAAGGCCAACAGGGTTAATGATCGAGAGGTCAGGATCATCAGTCGGTGGGAGCCAACCAGTCAGATCTGTTCTGATTGTGGCTTTCGGTGGGGCAAGGTTGATCTATCGGTTCGTTCCATTCTCTGTGTGAGTTGCGGAACCGAACATGATAGAGATGGTAATGCCGCCAAAAATATCGAAAAGTCTGGGTTGGGGCTAACCCAAGACTCTAAATGGACAAAGAACGGGCGTAAGACCAGGATGTCTGGCAATCCGACTGCTTTGTCTAGCCAGCCGTACAGCGAACAGCTTGGACTATTCGCCTAG
- a CDS encoding (Fe-S)-binding protein: protein MVSAPPSFPPADSAALPCEGFDGQQPPNPGLIDACVHCGFCLSTCPSYRVMGTEMDSPRGRIYLMDGVNTGEIPLNGVTAQHFDSCLGCFACVTTCPSGVQYDQLITATRPQVERNVPRSWDQKLLRTLLFSLLPYPNRLRWLLLPVPLYQRSGLQTWVRRFQGIKALVPQLAALESLLPPLSWQAFREPWQSTVPAQGQRRYRVGLLLGCVQRLFNPAVNDATVRVLSANGCEVVMPRSQGCCGALPHHQGQTEQTRALAKAMVDCWSREALDVIVVNASGCGHTLKEYGEILADDPVYGPKAKALAAKVRDVQEFLAEVGLTAPLSPLAQEPLTLVYQDACHMIHGQGIQQQPRQLLRQIPGVSLREPVDAALCCGSAGIYNILQPEVAEELGRQKVKNLLATGSTAIASANIGCFVQLSKQLAAQGQEIPVLHPMQLLDLALRGQPLDQA, encoded by the coding sequence ATGGTTTCTGCTCCCCCGTCTTTTCCCCCTGCTGACAGTGCTGCCCTCCCCTGTGAGGGGTTTGATGGCCAGCAGCCCCCCAACCCTGGGCTGATTGATGCCTGTGTGCATTGTGGTTTTTGTCTGTCCACCTGTCCCAGCTACCGGGTGATGGGCACCGAAATGGACTCCCCTCGGGGTCGCATTTATTTAATGGATGGGGTTAACACGGGGGAAATTCCCCTGAATGGGGTGACAGCCCAGCATTTTGACTCCTGCTTGGGGTGCTTTGCCTGTGTGACCACCTGCCCGTCTGGGGTGCAGTATGACCAACTGATTACCGCCACGCGCCCCCAGGTGGAGCGTAATGTGCCCCGATCCTGGGATCAAAAACTGCTGCGGACGTTGCTCTTTAGTCTGCTGCCCTATCCCAATCGGTTGCGGTGGTTGCTGTTGCCGGTGCCCTTGTATCAGCGATCGGGGCTGCAAACCTGGGTGCGCCGTTTCCAGGGCATTAAAGCCCTAGTGCCTCAACTGGCGGCATTGGAATCCCTCTTACCCCCGTTATCGTGGCAAGCCTTTCGGGAGCCGTGGCAGAGTACAGTCCCCGCCCAGGGCCAGCGGCGGTATCGGGTGGGTTTGCTCTTGGGCTGTGTGCAGCGGTTATTTAACCCGGCGGTCAATGACGCTACGGTGCGGGTGTTGTCGGCCAATGGCTGTGAGGTGGTGATGCCCCGTAGCCAGGGTTGTTGTGGTGCCCTACCCCACCACCAGGGCCAGACGGAGCAAACCCGTGCCTTGGCGAAGGCCATGGTGGATTGTTGGAGCCGGGAAGCGTTGGATGTGATTGTGGTCAATGCGTCGGGTTGTGGCCATACCCTGAAGGAGTATGGGGAGATTTTGGCCGATGATCCGGTGTATGGTCCCAAGGCGAAGGCTTTGGCGGCTAAGGTGCGGGATGTACAGGAGTTTTTAGCGGAGGTGGGGTTGACGGCTCCCCTGTCACCGTTGGCCCAGGAACCGTTGACCCTGGTCTATCAGGATGCCTGCCACATGATCCATGGCCAGGGCATTCAGCAGCAGCCCCGGCAGTTGTTGCGGCAAATTCCTGGGGTGAGCCTGCGGGAACCGGTGGACGCAGCCCTCTGTTGCGGCAGTGCGGGCATTTACAACATTTTGCAGCCGGAGGTGGCGGAGGAGTTGGGGCGGCAAAAGGTGAAGAATTTGCTGGCGACGGGGTCCACGGCGATCGCTTCTGCCAATATTGGCTGCTTTGTGCAACTGAGCAAGCAGTTAGCCGCCCAAGGCCAGGAGATACCGGTGCTCCATCCCATGCAGTTGTTGGATTTAGCCCTGCGCGGTCAACCCTTGGATCAGGCTTAG
- a CDS encoding LptA/OstA family protein, translated as MRVALTTTALVLSTALALTTPLGRLLAQSPGKPAGPGQPITLLSDVQQADAKTGIVTATGNVQIFYPARGITATSAQAQYFSQERRIVLTGNVFVYQEGGNSLRGEVVTYFVDEERMEAFPYSTQQVESVYVIEDAGDGEEDTEESPPAVVETIPDLP; from the coding sequence GTGAGAGTTGCCCTTACCACCACGGCCCTAGTCCTCAGTACTGCCCTGGCCCTGACCACCCCCCTGGGGCGTTTACTGGCCCAAAGCCCTGGCAAGCCTGCGGGTCCAGGCCAACCCATTACCCTGCTCTCAGATGTCCAGCAGGCAGATGCTAAGACTGGCATTGTCACCGCCACCGGCAATGTGCAGATCTTTTACCCTGCCAGGGGCATTACGGCCACCTCTGCCCAGGCCCAGTACTTTAGCCAAGAGCGGCGCATTGTGCTGACGGGCAATGTATTTGTTTACCAGGAAGGGGGCAATAGCTTGCGGGGAGAAGTGGTGACGTATTTTGTGGATGAGGAACGCATGGAAGCCTTCCCCTACAGCACCCAGCAGGTGGAATCTGTATACGTGATCGAGGATGCCGGGGACGGGGAGGAAGACACCGAAGAATCACCCCCCGCCGTTGTTGAGACCATTCCAGATCTGCCCTGA
- a CDS encoding Coenzyme F420 hydrogenase/dehydrogenase, beta subunit C-terminal domain, producing MGDPLPGDWRDRSRPIAPGSAYPAGDHCSHCGLCDTYYVAQVKTACAFLGEGMAKVERLESVVHGRDRHPEERHFGVTHQLTYGQVRQPVAGAQWTGLVTTIAVEMLRRGLVEGVVCVQSAAADARAPQPVLATTIEDIMAARGVKPTLSPNLNILETLESSGLKRILFCGVGCQVQALRSIEPQLNLEKLYVLGTHCVDNGPRSGLEKFLRVASEHPETVQHYEFMQDYRVHFKHQDGSYERVPYFCLPAGELGDVIAPSCYSCFDYMNGLADLVVGYMGVPYQHKPMTQHCQQVLVRNDRGQEMLDLVQPLLALQAPESGGDRRNFVMQTVLQEERGSSQTLPKPLGHLLAWLLTKLGPQGLEFARYSIDYHTLRNYLYVARHRGSEGLAQIPEYARAIVADYDQQGQIRQLLG from the coding sequence ATGGGGGATCCGTTGCCAGGGGATTGGCGCGATCGCAGCCGCCCCATTGCTCCCGGTAGTGCCTACCCCGCCGGGGATCACTGTAGCCACTGCGGTCTGTGTGACACCTATTATGTGGCCCAGGTGAAAACGGCCTGTGCTTTTTTAGGGGAGGGCATGGCCAAGGTGGAACGGTTGGAATCTGTGGTTCATGGCCGCGATCGCCATCCCGAAGAACGCCATTTTGGGGTCACCCACCAGTTAACCTATGGCCAGGTGCGTCAGCCGGTGGCCGGTGCCCAGTGGACGGGGTTGGTGACCACCATCGCCGTGGAAATGCTGCGCCGGGGTCTGGTGGAGGGGGTGGTGTGTGTGCAGTCGGCGGCGGCTGATGCCAGGGCACCCCAACCGGTGCTAGCCACCACCATCGAAGACATTATGGCGGCACGGGGCGTTAAGCCCACCCTGTCCCCCAACTTGAATATTTTAGAAACCTTGGAAAGCAGTGGTCTCAAACGCATTCTCTTTTGTGGGGTGGGCTGTCAGGTGCAAGCGTTACGCTCCATTGAACCCCAATTAAACTTGGAAAAGCTCTATGTGTTGGGAACCCACTGTGTGGATAATGGCCCGCGATCGGGGTTGGAAAAATTCTTAAGGGTGGCCAGTGAACACCCCGAAACCGTACAGCATTATGAATTTATGCAGGATTATCGGGTGCATTTTAAGCATCAGGATGGATCCTATGAACGGGTGCCCTATTTCTGTTTACCGGCGGGGGAATTGGGGGATGTGATTGCCCCCTCCTGCTATAGCTGTTTTGACTATATGAATGGTCTGGCGGATTTAGTGGTGGGGTACATGGGGGTGCCCTATCAACATAAACCGATGACCCAGCATTGCCAGCAGGTGTTGGTGCGCAACGATCGCGGCCAGGAGATGTTGGATTTGGTGCAGCCCTTGCTGGCCTTGCAAGCCCCGGAGAGCGGGGGCGATCGTCGCAATTTTGTGATGCAAACGGTGTTGCAGGAAGAGCGGGGCAGTTCCCAGACCTTGCCCAAACCCCTGGGACACCTGTTGGCGTGGCTATTGACCAAACTGGGTCCCCAGGGACTGGAGTTTGCCCGCTATTCCATCGATTACCATACCTTGCGCAATTACCTCTATGTGGCTCGCCATCGGGGTTCGGAGGGCTTGGCCCAGATACCGGAGTATGCCAGGGCGATCGTAGCTGACTATGATCAACAGGGCCAAATTCGCCAATTGCTGGGGTAG
- a CDS encoding glycosyltransferase family protein, whose translation MPYQDKAVIPYSLTACDVSLVSIEQGMEGLVVPSKLYGSLAAGRPIAAVCEPHSYLRQILTDGQCGQAFNNGDSAGLAAFLRSLAQDPQRAIQMGTNGRYYLQHYFTPQHSAQLYLRVIQRCVQIARDRQGHRHQNVNFQTLVPQPQRLPISSPLGADIQPLDHNRTGVKPRSRFNDSL comes from the coding sequence TTGCCCTACCAAGACAAGGCGGTGATTCCCTATTCCCTCACGGCCTGTGATGTGTCCTTGGTCAGTATTGAACAGGGGATGGAAGGGTTGGTGGTGCCCAGCAAACTCTACGGTAGTTTGGCGGCGGGTCGTCCCATTGCGGCAGTGTGTGAACCCCATTCCTACCTACGACAGATTTTGACCGATGGCCAATGTGGTCAAGCTTTTAATAATGGGGATAGTGCTGGTCTGGCCGCGTTTTTACGATCCCTCGCTCAGGATCCCCAACGGGCGATCCAGATGGGAACCAATGGTCGCTATTACCTCCAGCACTATTTCACGCCCCAGCACAGTGCCCAGTTATATTTGCGGGTGATTCAACGCTGTGTCCAAATCGCCCGCGATCGTCAGGGCCATCGCCATCAGAATGTCAACTTTCAAACCCTGGTGCCCCAGCCCCAAAGGTTACCCATAAGCTCTCCCCTGGGCGCTGACATTCAGCCCTTGGATCACAACCGAACCGGGGTCAAACCGCGATCGCGCTTCAATGATTCCCTCTAG